Proteins from a single region of Lelliottia sp. JS-SCA-14:
- a CDS encoding GntR family transcriptional regulator, with amino-acid sequence MIYKSIADRLRLRLNSSDYNVGSPLPGEKALAQEFGVARMTIRKAIDLLVGWGLVVRRHGSGTFVARKDVHHETTNLTGLVEVLRQQGKEVQSKVLQFEVMPAPPAIASQLRIQIDERIYFSRRVRYVEGKPLMLEDSFMPVKLFRNLSLAHLEGSKFDYIEKECGITISGNYESLTPVLADRQMANLMNLPEQTPLLRITSLSYSDSGEFLNYSVMFRNTSDYQVDYHLRRIHPDELLAYPPEQHGQ; translated from the coding sequence GTGATCTACAAATCCATAGCCGACAGACTCCGGTTGCGGCTCAATTCGTCCGATTACAACGTCGGCAGCCCGCTGCCTGGCGAAAAGGCGCTGGCGCAGGAGTTCGGCGTGGCGCGCATGACGATCCGCAAGGCTATCGATCTGCTGGTCGGCTGGGGGCTGGTGGTGCGCCGTCACGGCAGCGGCACCTTCGTCGCGCGCAAGGACGTTCACCACGAAACCACCAATCTGACCGGGCTGGTGGAAGTGCTACGCCAGCAGGGCAAAGAGGTGCAGAGCAAGGTGTTGCAGTTTGAAGTGATGCCCGCCCCGCCCGCTATCGCCAGCCAGCTGCGCATCCAGATAGATGAACGGATCTACTTTTCGCGCCGGGTGCGTTACGTCGAGGGAAAACCGCTGATGCTGGAGGACAGCTTTATGCCCGTGAAGCTGTTTCGCAACCTGTCGCTGGCGCATCTTGAGGGGTCGAAGTTTGATTACATCGAGAAGGAGTGCGGGATCACCATCAGCGGGAATTACGAGAGCCTGACGCCGGTGCTGGCGGACCGCCAGATGGCAAACCTGATGAACTTACCGGAACAGACGCCGCTGCTGCGCATTACCTCCCTTTCCTACAGCGACAGCGGCGAGTTCCTCAATTATTCGGTGATGTTCCGTAATACCAGCGATTATCAGGTGGACTACCATCTGCGGCGCATCCACCCGGACGAGCTGTTAGCCTATCCCCCAGAACAGCACGGCCAGTAG